CACGCAGGAGGTCAGCGGTTCGATCCCGCTAGGCTCCACCATGAACCTTGAAAACTGAACAAGCAACGTTAATGAAACAAAGCTTCTTAAATGAAGCAAACAATAGATTTCAACTTTAATTAGTTGAATCGCTAGCAAAGCAAATGAGCTTTCAAACTACTTTTATGGAGAGTTTGATCCTGGCTCAGGACGAACGCTGGCGGCGTGCCTAATACATGCAAGTCGAGCGAATGGATTTGGAGCTTGCTCCAATGACGTTAGCGGCGGACGGGTGAGTAACACGTGGGTAACCTACCCTATAGACTGGGATAACTTCGGGAAACCGGAGCTAATACCGGATAATACTTTGAACCACATGGTTGGAAGTTGAAAGATGGTTTCGGCTATCACTATAGGATGGACCCGCGGCGCATTAGCTAGTTGGTGAGGTAACGGCTCACCAAGGCGACGATGCGTAGCCGACCTGAGAGGGTGATCGGCCACACTGGGACTGAGACACGGCCCAGACTCCTACGGGAGGCAGCAGTAGGGAATCTTCCACAATGGACGAAAGTCTGATGGAGCAACGCCGCGTGAGTGAAGAAGGATTTCGGTTCGTAAAACTCTGTTGCAAGGGAAGAACAAGTAGCGTAGTAACTGGCGCTACCTTGACGGTACCTTGTTAGAAAGCCACGGCTAACTACGTGCCAGCAGCCGCGGTAATACGTAGGTGGCAAGCGTTGTCCGGAATTATTGGGCGTAAAGCGCGCGCAGGTGGTTCCTTAAGTCTGATGTGAAAGCCCCCGGCTCAACCGGGGAGGGTCATTGGAAACTGGGGAACTTGAGTGCAGAAGAGGATAGTGGAATTCCAAGTGTAGCGGTGAAATGCGTAGAGATTTGGAGGAACACCAGTGGCGAAGGCGACTATCTGGTCTGTAACTGACACTGAGGCGCGAAAGCGTGGGGAGCAAACAGGATTAGATACCCTGGTAGTCCACGCCGTAAACGATGAGTGCTAAGTGTTGGGGGGTTTCCGCCCCTCAGTGCTGCAGCTAACGCATTAAGCACTCCGCCTGGGGAGTACGGTCGCAAGACTGAAACTCAAAGGAATTGACGGGGGCCCGCACAAGCGGTGGAGCATGTGGTTTAATTCGAAGCAACGCGAAGAACCTTACCAGGTCTTGACATCCCATTGACCACTGTAGAGATACAGTTTTCCCTTCGGGGACAACGGTGACAGGTGGTGCATGGTTGTCGTCAGCTCGTGTCGTGAGATGTTGGGTTAAGTCCCGCAACGAGCGCAACCCTTGTTCTTAGTTGCCATCATTTAGTTGGGCACTCTAAGGAGACTGCCGGTGATAAACCGGAGGAAGGTGGGGATGACGTCAAATCATCATGCCCCTTATGACCTGGGCTACACACGTGCTACAATGGACGGTACAAACGGTTGCCAACCCGCGAGGGGGAGCTAATCCGATAAAACCGTTCTCAGTTCGGATTGTAGGCTGCAACTCGCCTACATGAAGCCGGAATCGCTAGTAATCGCGGATCAGCATGCCGCGGTGAATACGTTCCCGGGCCTTGTACACACCGCCCGTCACACCACGAGAGTTTGTAACACCCGAAGTCGGTGAGGTAACCTTTATGGAGCCAGCCGCCGAAGGTGGGATAGATGATTGGGGTGAAGTCGTAACAAGGTAGCCGTATCGGAAGGTGCGGCTGGATCACCTCCTTTCTAAGGATTTTTCGGAAATCTTCTCTTGGAGAAGATACTCATTAACGTTTGCTGTTCAGTTTTGAAGGTTTATGAATGAATTTTATATCTTCTAAGAGGGCCTATAGCTCAGCTGGTTAGAGCGCACGCCTGATAAGCGTGAGGTCGATGGTTCGAGTCCATTTAGGCCCACCATATAAATTCTTTATATTACCTCTTATATCATAATATTGGGGCCTTAGCTCAGCTGGGAGAGCGCCTGCCTTGCACGCAGGAGGTCAGCGGTTCGATCCCGCTAGGCTCCACCAATTTTTTTGTTCTTTGAAAACTGGATAAAACGACATTGATAAGTAATAAACAAACAATAGATCAAGAAATTGATCGTGTAAGATCCTTAAAGTCTTAAATCATCTGATTTAAGTTTAACTTTTGGTTAAGTTAATAAGGGCGCACGGTGGATGCCTTGGCACTAGGAGTCGATGAAGGACGGCACTAACACCGATATGCCTCGGGGAGCTGTAAGTAAGCTTTGATCCGGGGATTTCCGAATGGGGGAACCCACTATCTTTAATCGGATAGTATCTACACGTGAATACATAGCGTGATGAGGACAGACGCAGGGAACTGAAACATCTAAGTACCTGCAGGAACAGAAAGAAAATTCGATTCCCTGAGTAGCGGCGAGCGAAACGGGAAGAGCCCAAACCAAAGAGCTTGCTCTTTGGGGTTGTAGGACACTCTATACGGAGTTACAAAAGATTGGATTAGACGAAGCGACTTGGAAAGGTCCGCGAAACAAGGTAAAAGCCCTGTAGTCAAAAGTTCAGTCCCTCCAGAGTGGATCCTGAGTACGGCGGAACACGTGAAATTCCGTCGGAATCTGGGAGGACCATCTCCCAAGGCTAAATACTACCTAGTGACCGATAGTGAACCAGTACCGTGAGGGAAAGGTGAAAAGCACCCCGGAAGGGGAGTGAAATAGATCCTGAAACCGTGTGCCTACAAGTAGTTAGAGCCCGTTAATGGGTGATAGCGTGCCTTTTGTAGAATGAACCGGCGAGTTACGATTACGTGCGAGGTTAAGTTGATAAGACGGAGCCGCAGCGAAAGCGAGTCTGAATAGGGCGAATTAGTACGTGGTCGTAGACCCGAAACCAGGTGATCTACCCATGTCCAGGATGAAGGTGAGGTAACACTTACTGGAGGTCCGAACCCACGCACGTTGAAAAGTGCGGGGATGAGGTGTGGGTAGCGGAGAAATTCCAATCGAACTTGGAGATAGCTGGTTCTCTCCGAAATAGCTTTAGGGCTAGCCTCGTGATTGAGAATACCGGAGGTAGAGCACTGTTTGGACTAGGGGGCATCTCGCTTTACCGAATTCAGACAAACTCCGAATGCCGGATATTTATACACGGGAGTCAGACTGCGAGTGATAAGATCCGTAGTCAAAAGGGAAACAGCCCAGACCACCAGCTAAGGTCCCAAAGTAATCGTTAAGTGGAAAAGGATGTGGCGTTGCTTAGACAACCAGGATGTTGGCTTAGAAGCAGCCATCATTTAAAGAGTGCGTAATAGCTCACTGGTCGAGTGACGCTGCGCCGAAAATGTATCGGGGCTAAACGATTCACCGAAGCTGTGGATGCATACCGTTGGTATGCGTGGTAGGAGAGCGTTCTAAGGGCGTTGAAGTCAGACCGGAAGGACTGGTGGAGCGCTTAGAAGTGAGAATGCCGGTATGAGTAGCGAAACATGGGTGAGAATCCCATGCACCGTATGACTAAGGTTTCCTGAGGAAGGCTCGTCCGCTCAGGGTTAGTCGGGACCTAAGCCGAGGCCGATAGGCGTAGGCGATGGATAACAGGTTGATATTCCTGTACTACCTCCCCACCGTTTGAGAAATGGGGGGACGCAGTAGGGTAGGGTAAGCAGAGCGTTGGTTGTCTCTGTTCAAGCAGTAAGGTGTGTGCGTAGGCAAATCCGCGTACTTTAACATTGAGCTGTGATGACGACTCCGTATGGAGGAAGTTCCTGATCTCACACTGCCAAGAAAAGCCTCTATCGAGGTGGGAGGTACCCGTACCGCAAACCGACACAGGTAGTCGAGGAGAGAATCCTAAGGTGTGCGAGAGAACTCTCGTTAAGGAACTCGGCAAAATGACCCCGTAACTTCGGGAGAAGGGGTGCTCTGGTAGGGTGTATAGCCCGAGAGAGCCGCAGTGAATAGGCCCAGGCGACTGTTTAGCAAAAACACAGGTCTCTGCAAAACCGTAAGGTGACGTATAGGGGCTGACGCCTGCCCGGTGCTGGAAGGTTAAGAGGAGTGGTTAGCGCAAGCGAAGCTGCGAATTGAAGCCCCAGTAAACGGCGGCCGTAACTATAACGGTCCTAAGGTAGCGAAATTCCTTGTCGGGTAAGTTCCGACCCGCACGAAAGGCGTAACGATCTGGGCACTGTCTCAACGAGAGACTCGGTGAAATTATAGTACCTGTGAAGATGCAGGTTACCCGCGACAGGACGGAAAGACCCCGTGGAGCTTTACTGTAGCTTGATATTGAATTTTGGTACAACTTGTACAGGATAGGTAGGAGCCAGAGATCTCGGAGCGCCAGCTTCGAAGGAGGCGTCGGTGGGATACTACCCTGGTTGTATTGAACTTCTAACCCATGCCCCTTAGCGGGGTAGGAGACAGTGTCAGGCGGACAGTTTGACTGGGGCGGTCGCCTCCTAAAAGGTAACGGAGGCGCCCAAAGGTTCCCTCAGAATGGTTGGAAATCATTCGTAGAGTGTAAAGGCATAAGGGAGCTTGACTGCGAGACCTACAAGTCGAGCAGGGTCGAAAGACGGGCTTAGTGATCCGGTGGTTCCGCATGGAAGGGCCATCGCTCAACGGATAAAAGCTACCCCGGGGATAACAGGCTTATCTCCCCCAAGAGTCCACATCGACGGGGAGGTTTGGCACCTCGATGTCGGCTCATCGCATCCTGGGGCTGTAGTCGGTCCCAAGGGTTGGGCTGTTCGCCCATTAAAGCGGTACGCGAGCTGGGTTCAGAACGTCGTGAGACAGTTCGGTCCCTATCCGTCGTGGGCGTAGGAAATTTGAGAGGAGCTGTCCTTAGTACGAGAGGACCGGGATGGACACACCGCTGGTGTACCAGTTGTCTTGCCAAAGGCATCGCTGGGTAGCTATGTGTGGACGGGATAAGTGCTGAAAGCATCTAAGCATGAAGCCCCCTCAAGATGAGATTTCCCATTACGCAAGTAAGTAAGACCCCTGAAAGACGATCAGGTAGATAGGTTCGAGGTGGAAGTGTGGCGACACATGTAGCTGACGAATACTAATCGGTCGAGGACTTAACCACATGTTTATGAATATCAATGAAACGTTTATCCAGTTTTGAAAGAACAATCTTTCAATTGAATAAGTGAAGTGATGATGGCAAAGAGGTCACACCTGTTCCCATACCGAACACAGAAGTTAAGCTCTTTAGCGTCGATGGTAGTTGGGGGTTTCCCCCTGTGAGAGTAGAACGTCGCTTCGCACGAATGAAAACCACTGAGAAATCAGTGGTTTTTTTGTGGCTAAATTTGTAGTATTAAAACTTTAAAATACCTCGTAACTCATTAATATAAGATTGACTAATAGGTAACTCAGTACCATCTTTTAGATGAACAATAAAGTTTGAAGTTAAATCGCGTGTGATTTTCTTTATAAAGAAAATATTAATAATATAAGAACGATGGATACGAACAAAAGTGCTTGGAAGCCTTGTTTGTAGCTCTTTTAAAGTGACGGCAGTTTTATATTGCTGCTTATTTGAATAAAACCATGTACGTTTTTGGAGGCTTTCAATATAAGAAATTTGCTCAATTGGTACAGGGATCCAATCTTCGTGTTGTTTCCCTGTTAAAAATTGATATAGATTAGGTGCTTCAATTTTAAAGAGTGGAGGCAACACGACAACAAGTGCACCAAGTTGGCTATCTATTGTGATAGGATAGCCAATTGCATAGTATGGCGTATCGAATAAGCTAGTATCCATAACTGCATCAATTTTTTTCTTTTCATGTAGTACTTTAAAGGCAATGCTGTTTTCTGGTACAGGTGAACCAATTGATAATGAAAAGTTATGGTGACCTGAACGGAAGTAAATGAATGTATAATTCACTGCAATTGCGATTGAGGCATCACTTGGAATCCAATCTTCTAAAATAACTTTATACTGTTCTAAAACACTCTTCTCCACATCAACTTTGTTTAAATTCAAATTAATTCAACCCCTTCTGTATTATCCAACTTTTAGAAATTCATCCTTCAAATACAACATCCTATCTTTAAATTAACCTATTTTGTCAGAAAATAATGAAAAATTAAATTTTCTGTTATATATTATGTTACACGAGGAACGTCTGTTATGGAACAGTAAGTTTATTGTTTTTTTAGCAGAATTTTTATACACAAATGGGGAAGGTGGAAATTTCATATGACAACTCGTCAAGAAAGAATCGAAGCTTTACAAAAGGATTGGGCAGAAAACGCTCGTTGGAAAGGTATTGAGCGTGGTTACTCAGCTGAAGAGGTTGTGAAATTACAAGGATCGTTCATTCAAGAGCAAACGTTAGCAAAACGTGGTGCTGCACGTCTTTGGAACTCATTACACGAACAGCCATTTATCAACGCTTTAGGTGCTTTAACTGGTAATCAAGCAGTTCAACAAGTAAAAGCAGGTTTACAAGCAATCTACTTATCGGGGTGGCAAGTAGCAGCTGATGCAAACCTTTCTGGTCAAATGTATCCAGACCAATCTTTATACCCAGCAAACTCTGTGCCAGCAGTAGTGAAGCGTATTAACCAAGCGCTACAACGTGCTGATCAAATCGATCATTCAGAAGGTCGTGAAGATGGTTTTGACTGGTTCGCGCCGATCGTAGCTGATGCTGAAGCAGGCTTCGGTGGTCCGTTAAACGTATTCGAATTAGTAAAAGGTATGATTGAGGCTGGCGCTTCAGGCGTACATTTAGAAGATCAATTAGCTTCTGAGAAAAAATGCGGTCACTTAGGTGGTAAAGTATTGCTTCCTACACAAAATGCAGTACGTAACCTGATTGCTGCACGTTTAGCTGCTGACGTAATGGGTGTAGATACAGTGTTAATCGCACGTACGGATGCAGATGCTGCAGATATGGTAACTTCTGATATCGATCCACGTGATGCAGAATTCATCACTGGTGAACGTACTCCAGAAGGTTTCTACCGTACAAATGCAGGCATTAAGCAAGCAATCGCTCGTGGTTTAGCTTATGCGCCATATGCAGATTTAATTTGGTGTGAGACGTCTCACCCATCGTTAGAAGAAGCTCGTGAGTTTGCAACGGCAATCCACGCTGAATTCCCAGGAAAAATGTTAGCGTACAACTGCTCGCCTTCATTTAACTGGAAAGCTAAGTTATCAGATGAAGAAATCGCTGAGTACCAACGCGAATTAGGAAAGTTAGGATACAAGTTCCAATTCATTACGCTTGCTGGTTTCCACAGCTTAAACTACTCAATGTTCGAGCTTGCGCATGACTATAAAGACAATGGTATGGCTGCATACTCTAAATTACAACAAGCTGAATTTGCCGCAGAGTCTAAAGGTTACACTGCAACTCGTCACCAACGTGAAGTGGGTACAGGTTACTTTGACGAAGTATCACAAACAATTTCAGGTGGTACATCTTCAACAACTGCAATGTCTGGATCTACTGAGGCTGAGCAATTCGTATAAAATTTGCAAGGTTATATCAACGTTTCATAAACAGGGTATTGCAAAATAATAATTTTAATGTGTGAAAGTTTATTTTTGGGGCACTGTTGGGGAATAGTAGCCTAGTAAATCTTTGTTATGCCGAAGCAGAGATTGAAGAAAAGTTTACTGTGTAGCACATAAAAATTTTACTTTTATGGATACAAACTTCGAACATCTCTCAACTATAATATCAAAGTCGAATTGGAACGCGGCTTTGATATGGGATTGCCTCCCATTATATAAATGTTAAACTTAGGGGTATTTAATAAATGAAAATATGTCTTTCTAGTCAGGATGGGGCTAGGAAGGCATTTTTTTATTTGGGTAGTAGGGTGTTTAGCGGGAAGGGCCATTTTAAAAGGACCTTCCCTTTTGGTTATAAATTTTGTTCAATGGCTTCTTTTAACCATCTTGTTGCTTCGGTATAATCTTGTGCGACACCGAGCCCTTTTTTATAGAGCATGCCGAGTTGGAATTTTGCTTTGATATGCCCTTGTTGTGCAGCGCGTCGATACCACTTGGCTGCTTCTTGGTAGTCTTGAGCAGTCCCTTCACCGTTTGCATACATTTGAGCCAGTTGGAATTGAGCTTTTCCTAGCTCTTTCTTAGCTGCAAGAGTAATCCATTTAAAGGCCTCGTTAAAATCTCGTTTTGTGCCAAGTCCTTTATCGAAAATGT
This portion of the Solibacillus daqui genome encodes:
- a CDS encoding LytTR family DNA-binding domain-containing protein, with the protein product MNLNKVDVEKSVLEQYKVILEDWIPSDASIAIAVNYTFIYFRSGHHNFSLSIGSPVPENSIAFKVLHEKKKIDAVMDTSLFDTPYYAIGYPITIDSQLGALVVVLPPLFKIEAPNLYQFLTGKQHEDWIPVPIEQISYIESLQKRTWFYSNKQQYKTAVTLKELQTRLPSTFVRIHRSYIINIFFIKKITRDLTSNFIVHLKDGTELPISQSYINELRGILKF
- the aceA gene encoding isocitrate lyase, whose protein sequence is MTTRQERIEALQKDWAENARWKGIERGYSAEEVVKLQGSFIQEQTLAKRGAARLWNSLHEQPFINALGALTGNQAVQQVKAGLQAIYLSGWQVAADANLSGQMYPDQSLYPANSVPAVVKRINQALQRADQIDHSEGREDGFDWFAPIVADAEAGFGGPLNVFELVKGMIEAGASGVHLEDQLASEKKCGHLGGKVLLPTQNAVRNLIAARLAADVMGVDTVLIARTDADAADMVTSDIDPRDAEFITGERTPEGFYRTNAGIKQAIARGLAYAPYADLIWCETSHPSLEEAREFATAIHAEFPGKMLAYNCSPSFNWKAKLSDEEIAEYQRELGKLGYKFQFITLAGFHSLNYSMFELAHDYKDNGMAAYSKLQQAEFAAESKGYTATRHQREVGTGYFDEVSQTISGGTSSTTAMSGSTEAEQFV